In one Alphaproteobacteria bacterium genomic region, the following are encoded:
- a CDS encoding phage tail tube protein: protein MSDVQTASGWKIYIGAEDADNSVDTQAEYEAESWTQIGKVEDLGEFGDQWETTTFNSLEDARRNKLKTVKDGGDLNLVVGFVPGDSGQVALATAEDSYNNYPFKITANDASSGSPSSPTTFYFRARVTSNRIAAGAVDNVVRRNVTLAINSDQIQVAAV, encoded by the coding sequence ATGTCCGACGTGCAAACCGCGTCCGGGTGGAAGATCTATATCGGCGCCGAAGACGCCGACAATTCGGTCGACACCCAGGCGGAATACGAGGCCGAAAGCTGGACCCAGATCGGCAAGGTCGAGGATCTGGGCGAATTCGGGGACCAGTGGGAAACTACGACCTTCAACAGTCTGGAGGATGCCCGCCGGAACAAGCTGAAGACCGTCAAGGACGGCGGCGACCTGAATCTGGTCGTCGGCTTCGTGCCCGGCGATTCCGGCCAGGTCGCGCTGGCGACCGCCGAGGATTCCTATAACAACTATCCGTTCAAGATCACCGCGAACGATGCCAGTTCCGGATCGCCGTCCAGCCCGACGACCTTCTATTTCCGGGCGCGGGTCACGTCGAACCGGATCGCCGCGGGCGCGGTCGACAATGTCGTCCGGCGCAATGTGACGCTGGCGATCAACAGCGATCAGATCCAGGTTGCGGCGGTCTGA
- a CDS encoding DUF3168 domain-containing protein, which produces MSVVETGLAVQKAVYQAIAAAVAGLSPVPGVYDDVPDGADLPYVTLDMQDTQPMDGLTARRDEIRYYATVWSDYAGAKQVNEILAAIRPALHEVRLTLEAGTMIGCSVLRMRTARDVDDKTYQGLFTLRIRVFRGDA; this is translated from the coding sequence ATGAGCGTGGTGGAAACCGGTCTGGCCGTACAGAAGGCGGTCTATCAGGCGATCGCGGCGGCGGTTGCCGGCCTGTCCCCGGTGCCGGGCGTCTATGACGACGTGCCGGACGGTGCCGACCTGCCCTATGTCACGCTGGACATGCAGGATACCCAGCCGATGGACGGGCTGACGGCGCGGCGTGACGAGATCCGGTATTACGCGACCGTCTGGTCCGATTATGCCGGGGCGAAACAGGTCAACGAAATCCTGGCGGCGATCCGCCCGGCGCTGCATGAGGTGCGACTGACGCTGGAGGCGGGGACGATGATCGGCTGTTCCGTCCTGCGGATGCGGACGGCGCGCGACGTCGACGACAAGACGTATCAGGGGCTGTTCACCCTGCGGATCAGAGTGTTCCGCGGGGACGCGTAA